A genome region from Pseudomonas pergaminensis includes the following:
- the purD gene encoding phosphoribosylamine--glycine ligase has translation MNVLIIGSGGREHALAWKVAQDPRVQKVFVAPGNAGTAIEAKCENVAIDVLALEQLADFAEKNVSLTIVGPEVPLVAGVVDLFRSRGLDCFGPTAGAAQLEGSKAFTKDFLARHKIPTADYQNFTEIEPALAYLREKGAPIVIKADGLAAGKGVIVAMTLQEAEDAVRDMLAGNAFGDAGSRVVIEEFLDGEEASFIVMVDGKNVLPMATSQDHKRVGDGDTGPNTGGMGAYSPAPVVTADVHQRVMDLVIWPTVRGMADEGNVYTGFLYAGLMIDKAGNPKVIEFNCRFGDPETQPVMLRLQSSLVLLVEAALAQALDKVEAQWDPRPSVGIVLAAGGYPADYAKGDVIEGLDAAATLEGKVFHAGTALKDGKVVTAGGRVLCATAMGASVDAAQQQAYKLAAKIDWNGCFYRKDIGYRAIARERGENS, from the coding sequence ATGAATGTTTTGATCATTGGCAGCGGTGGCCGTGAACACGCCCTGGCCTGGAAAGTTGCCCAGGACCCGCGCGTCCAGAAAGTGTTCGTGGCCCCCGGCAACGCCGGCACCGCCATTGAAGCCAAGTGCGAGAACGTCGCGATCGACGTGCTGGCCCTTGAGCAGTTGGCAGATTTTGCTGAAAAGAACGTCTCCCTGACCATCGTCGGTCCGGAAGTCCCGCTGGTGGCCGGCGTCGTGGACCTGTTCCGCAGCCGTGGCCTGGACTGCTTCGGCCCAACCGCCGGCGCTGCCCAACTGGAAGGCTCCAAGGCGTTCACCAAGGACTTCCTGGCCCGCCACAAGATCCCGACTGCCGATTACCAGAACTTCACCGAGATCGAGCCGGCCCTGGCTTACCTGCGTGAAAAAGGCGCCCCTATCGTGATCAAGGCCGACGGCCTGGCGGCCGGTAAAGGCGTGATCGTGGCGATGACCCTGCAGGAAGCCGAAGACGCCGTTCGCGACATGCTCGCCGGCAACGCCTTTGGCGACGCAGGTTCGCGTGTGGTGATCGAGGAGTTCCTCGACGGCGAAGAAGCCAGCTTCATCGTGATGGTTGACGGCAAGAACGTCTTGCCGATGGCCACCAGCCAGGACCACAAACGCGTCGGCGACGGCGACACCGGCCCGAACACCGGCGGCATGGGGGCCTACTCCCCTGCCCCAGTGGTCACCGCCGACGTGCACCAACGCGTGATGGACCTGGTGATCTGGCCGACCGTGCGCGGCATGGCCGATGAAGGCAATGTGTACACCGGCTTCCTGTATGCCGGCCTGATGATCGACAAAGCCGGTAACCCGAAAGTCATCGAGTTCAACTGCCGCTTCGGCGATCCTGAAACCCAGCCGGTGATGCTGCGTCTGCAGTCGAGCCTGGTACTGCTGGTGGAAGCCGCCCTGGCCCAGGCCCTGGACAAGGTTGAAGCGCAGTGGGACCCACGTCCGAGCGTCGGCATTGTGCTGGCGGCCGGTGGTTACCCTGCCGACTACGCCAAGGGCGACGTCATTGAAGGCCTCGACGCCGCGGCTACGCTGGAAGGCAAGGTGTTCCATGCGGGCACCGCGCTCAAGGATGGCAAGGTCGTCACCGCCGGTGGCCGCGTGTTGTGCGCAACCGCCATGGGCGCCAGTGTCGACGCCGCGCAGCAACAAGCGTACAAGCTGGCGGCGAAGATCGATTGGAACGGCTGTTTCTACCGCAAGGACATCGGCTATCGCGCCATCGCCCGTGAACGGGGCGAGAACAGCTAA
- the purH gene encoding bifunctional phosphoribosylaminoimidazolecarboxamide formyltransferase/IMP cyclohydrolase: MTDQTTRQPIRRALISVSDKTGILEFARELEALGVEILSTGGTFKLLQDNGVAAVEVADYTGFAEMMDGRVKTLHPKIHGGILGRRGIDDAIMTEHGIKPIDLVAVNLYPFEATINKPGCDLPTAIENIDIGGPTMVRSAAKNHKDVAIVVNASDYAQVLENLKAGGLTYAQRFDLMLKAFEHTAAYDGMIANYMGTVNQAAETLSTEGRSQFPRTFNSQFIKAQEMRYGENPHQSAAFYVEAKPAEVGIATATQLQGKELSYNNVADTDAALECVKSFVKPACVIVKHANPCGVAVSPDAEGGIRQAYELAYATDTESAFGGIIAFNRELDAETAKAIVERQFVEVIIAPSVSEEARAIVAAKANVRLLACGEWSADRAAAWDYKRVNGGLLVQSRDIGMIGSEDLKVVTKRAPTEQEINDLIFAWKVAKYVKSNAIVYAKNRQTIGVGAGQMSRVNSARIAAIKAEHAGLQVVGSVMASDAFFPFRDGLDNAAKAGVTAVIQPGGSMRDAEVIAAADEAGIAMVFTGMRHFRH, encoded by the coding sequence ATGACCGACCAGACTACCCGCCAGCCGATCCGCCGCGCCTTGATCAGTGTTTCCGACAAGACCGGGATCCTCGAATTTGCCCGGGAGCTGGAAGCCCTGGGCGTGGAAATCCTCTCCACGGGCGGGACCTTCAAACTGCTGCAGGACAACGGCGTGGCCGCAGTGGAAGTGGCGGACTACACCGGTTTCGCAGAAATGATGGACGGTCGGGTCAAGACCCTGCACCCGAAAATCCACGGCGGCATCCTTGGCCGTCGCGGTATCGACGACGCCATCATGACCGAGCACGGCATCAAGCCGATCGACCTGGTGGCCGTTAACCTCTACCCGTTCGAAGCCACCATCAACAAGCCAGGCTGCGACCTGCCGACCGCCATCGAAAACATCGATATCGGCGGCCCGACCATGGTGCGCTCGGCAGCCAAGAACCACAAAGACGTGGCCATCGTGGTCAACGCCAGCGATTACGCCCAAGTGCTCGAAAACCTGAAGGCCGGTGGCCTGACCTACGCCCAGCGTTTCGACCTGATGCTCAAGGCGTTCGAACACACCGCCGCCTACGACGGCATGATCGCCAACTACATGGGTACCGTGAACCAGGCCGCTGAAACCCTCAGCACCGAAGGTCGCAGCCAGTTCCCGCGCACCTTCAACAGCCAGTTCATCAAGGCCCAGGAAATGCGTTACGGCGAGAACCCGCACCAGAGCGCGGCGTTCTACGTTGAGGCCAAGCCGGCCGAAGTCGGCATCGCCACCGCGACCCAACTGCAAGGCAAGGAGCTGTCCTACAACAACGTGGCCGACACTGACGCCGCGCTGGAATGTGTGAAGAGCTTCGTCAAGCCGGCCTGCGTGATCGTCAAGCACGCCAACCCATGCGGCGTGGCCGTGAGCCCGGACGCGGAAGGTGGCATTCGCCAGGCCTACGAACTGGCCTACGCCACCGACACCGAATCGGCGTTCGGCGGCATCATCGCCTTCAACCGTGAACTGGACGCCGAGACCGCCAAGGCGATCGTCGAGCGTCAGTTCGTCGAAGTGATCATTGCCCCAAGCGTCAGCGAAGAAGCCCGTGCCATCGTGGCGGCCAAAGCCAACGTGCGCCTGCTGGCCTGCGGCGAGTGGTCGGCTGACCGCGCAGCTGCCTGGGACTACAAGCGCGTCAACGGCGGCTTGCTGGTACAGAGCCGTGACATCGGCATGATCGGCAGCGAAGACCTGAAAGTGGTGACCAAGCGCGCCCCGACCGAGCAAGAGATCAACGACCTGATCTTTGCCTGGAAAGTGGCCAAGTACGTGAAGTCCAACGCCATCGTCTACGCCAAGAACCGCCAGACCATCGGTGTCGGCGCCGGCCAGATGAGCCGCGTGAACTCGGCGCGTATCGCTGCGATCAAGGCCGAGCACGCCGGTTTGCAGGTGGTGGGCTCGGTGATGGCTTCCGACGCATTCTTCCCGTTCCGTGACGGCCTGGACAATGCCGCGAAAGCCGGCGTGACCGCCGTGATCCAACCGGGCGGTTCGATGCGTGATGCTGAAGTGATCGCCGCTGCTGACGAAGCCGGCATCGCCATGGTCTTCACCGGCATGCGCCACTTCCGTCACTGA
- the fis gene encoding DNA-binding transcriptional regulator Fis, with amino-acid sequence MTMMTETLVSGTAPVSDNVNLKQHLNTPSEEGQTLRGSVEKALHNYFAHLEGASVTDVYNLVLSEVEAPLLESVMNYVKGNQTKASELLGLNRGTLRKKLKQYDLL; translated from the coding sequence ATGACGATGATGACCGAGACTTTAGTGAGTGGAACAGCACCCGTGAGCGACAACGTCAATTTGAAACAGCACCTCAACACGCCGAGCGAAGAAGGCCAGACCCTTCGCGGGAGTGTCGAGAAGGCGCTGCACAATTATTTCGCCCACCTTGAGGGCGCTTCCGTCACGGACGTGTACAACCTGGTGCTCTCCGAAGTCGAGGCGCCCTTGCTCGAAAGCGTGATGAACTACGTCAAGGGCAACCAGACCAAAGCCAGTGAGCTGCTGGGCCTCAACCGTGGCACCTTGCGCAAAAAGCTCAAGCAATACGATTTGCTGTAA
- the dusB gene encoding tRNA dihydrouridine synthase DusB: MSAVRIGPYTLQNGLILAPMAGVTDQPFRQLCKRLGAGLVVSEMVTSDMSLWNTRKSRMRMIHEGDPEPRSVQIAGGDAQMLADAARANVELGAQIIDINMGCPAKKVCNKAAGSALLKDEQLVAEILQAVVAAVDVPVTLKIRTGWDRDNKNGLTVAKIAEQAGITALAVHGRTRADLYTGEAEYDTIAAIKQAVSMPVFANGDIDSAEKARRVLHATGADGLLIGRAAQGRPWIFREIEHFLRTGEVLPAPELVEVERILLEHLAALHAFYGDVMGVRIARKHVGWYLATLPGAREFRAHFNRLDDTEAQCANVREFFSERYKSLRTGDGEGVAA; this comes from the coding sequence ATGTCGGCGGTACGCATCGGCCCATACACATTGCAGAACGGCTTGATTCTCGCCCCCATGGCGGGCGTCACCGACCAGCCCTTTCGTCAGCTGTGCAAGCGTTTGGGCGCGGGTCTAGTAGTCTCGGAAATGGTCACCAGCGACATGAGCTTGTGGAACACCCGCAAGTCGCGGATGCGCATGATCCACGAAGGTGATCCCGAGCCCCGCTCGGTACAGATCGCCGGTGGTGATGCACAGATGCTGGCGGATGCGGCCCGGGCCAACGTGGAGTTGGGGGCGCAGATCATCGACATCAACATGGGCTGCCCGGCCAAGAAGGTCTGCAACAAGGCCGCCGGTTCCGCGCTGTTGAAAGATGAGCAGTTGGTTGCCGAGATCCTGCAGGCCGTTGTCGCCGCAGTCGATGTGCCGGTCACCCTGAAGATCCGTACCGGCTGGGACCGGGACAACAAGAACGGCCTGACGGTGGCGAAGATCGCCGAACAGGCAGGAATTACAGCGCTGGCGGTGCATGGCCGCACCCGCGCCGACCTTTACACCGGTGAAGCCGAGTACGACACCATCGCTGCGATCAAGCAGGCGGTGTCGATGCCGGTGTTTGCCAATGGCGACATCGATTCAGCCGAGAAAGCCCGGCGCGTGCTGCACGCCACTGGCGCCGATGGCTTGTTGATTGGCCGGGCTGCCCAGGGGCGGCCGTGGATTTTCCGTGAGATCGAGCACTTTCTGCGTACCGGTGAAGTGTTGCCGGCACCGGAGTTGGTCGAGGTGGAACGTATTCTGCTAGAGCATCTGGCCGCCCTGCACGCCTTCTATGGAGACGTGATGGGAGTACGCATTGCTCGCAAGCATGTCGGCTGGTATCTCGCAACCCTGCCGGGCGCCAGGGAGTTTCGCGCCCACTTCAATCGTTTGGATGATACGGAAGCACAATGCGCCAACGTTCGTGAGTTCTTCAGCGAGCGTTACAAGAGCCTGAGGACAGGGGACGGAGAGGGGGTGGCCGCATGA
- a CDS encoding DUF3426 domain-containing protein translates to MTDSFVTQCPHCQSRFRVSHAQLSVARGVVRCGSCLQVFNAARQLLEQRAAGTAAPELPAATEPEPEPPRAISQKQWTAEELDLDNLDLDEELAKLERREIQHTLPVSAERRQAGADRRQKEESLSASRDTVKAEEEKWAASLFSEPPEERPPATETEPPHTPATRQRTEPSMSLHVDDLDDEPPLRSTPDDDHIDPPFTPLTKAAEAADPDERPPLRRKRPRPEASVHDDVLQDLEDDPLHLYAQKRPSGWGRRLIWLLLVLIAAAGLAGQYIAYQFDDLARQDAYRPWFQQLCPTLGCTVPSRVDIAHIKSSNLVVRSHPDFAGALVVDAIIYNRATFSQPFPLLELRFADLNGSLIASRRFKPAEYLSGELAGVSEMPSQTPIHISLDILDPGNKAVNYSLSFHSPE, encoded by the coding sequence ATGACCGACAGTTTCGTCACCCAGTGCCCGCATTGCCAATCGCGTTTTCGCGTCAGTCACGCTCAATTGAGCGTGGCCCGTGGCGTGGTTCGCTGCGGCTCGTGCCTGCAAGTGTTCAACGCCGCTCGCCAATTGCTGGAGCAGCGCGCAGCCGGCACCGCCGCGCCTGAGCTGCCGGCGGCGACCGAGCCGGAGCCGGAACCGCCGCGGGCAATCAGCCAGAAACAGTGGACGGCCGAAGAGCTGGACCTGGATAACCTGGACCTGGACGAAGAACTGGCCAAGCTGGAACGCCGCGAGATTCAACACACACTGCCCGTCAGTGCGGAACGCCGCCAGGCGGGCGCCGATCGTCGCCAAAAGGAAGAGTCCCTCAGTGCCAGCCGTGACACGGTCAAGGCCGAAGAGGAAAAATGGGCCGCCAGCCTGTTCAGCGAGCCGCCCGAAGAGCGCCCCCCGGCCACTGAAACCGAGCCGCCGCATACGCCGGCGACCCGGCAGCGCACCGAGCCGTCGATGTCGCTGCACGTTGACGATCTCGACGACGAACCGCCACTGCGCTCCACGCCAGACGATGACCACATCGACCCGCCGTTCACGCCGCTGACCAAAGCCGCGGAAGCCGCCGACCCTGACGAGCGCCCGCCCTTGCGGCGCAAACGCCCACGCCCTGAAGCCAGCGTCCATGACGATGTGCTGCAGGACCTGGAAGACGACCCGCTGCATCTCTACGCGCAAAAACGTCCGTCGGGCTGGGGCCGTCGCCTGATCTGGCTGTTGCTGGTCCTGATCGCCGCCGCAGGCCTGGCAGGCCAGTACATTGCCTACCAATTCGACGACCTGGCCCGCCAGGACGCCTATCGCCCCTGGTTCCAGCAACTGTGCCCCACACTGGGCTGCACGGTGCCGTCGCGGGTCGATATCGCGCACATCAAGAGCAGCAACCTGGTGGTGCGCAGCCATCCGGATTTCGCCGGGGCGCTGGTGGTGGACGCGATCATCTACAACCGTGCGACCTTCTCCCAGCCCTTCCCGCTGCTGGAGCTGCGTTTCGCCGACCTGAATGGCAGCCTGATTGCCAGCCGTCGCTTCAAACCCGCCGAATACCTCAGCGGTGAGTTGGCCGGAGTAAGCGAAATGCCATCGCAGACCCCGATCCATATCTCCCTGGATATCCTCGATCCGGGCAATAAAGCCGTGAATTACAGCCTGAGCTTTCACTCGCCCGAGTGA
- the prmA gene encoding 50S ribosomal protein L11 methyltransferase → MPWLQVRLAISPEQAETYEDAFLEVGAVSVTFMDAEDQPIFEPELNTTPLWSHTHLLALFEDGTDAAAVLAHMELLTGSPLPEHHSEVIEDQDWERSWMDNFQPMRFGQRLWIVPSWHAAPEPDAVNLLLDPGLAFGTGTHPTTALCLEWLDGQDLTDSHVLDFGCGSGILAIAALLLGAKEAVGTDIDVQALEASRDNAGRNNIPEGKFPLYLPEQLPQVQADVLVANILAGPLVSLAPQLSSLVKPGGRLALSGILAEQGEDVAAAYAKDFELDPIANRDGWVRISGRRR, encoded by the coding sequence ATGCCTTGGCTGCAAGTCCGTCTCGCCATCAGCCCAGAACAAGCCGAAACCTATGAAGACGCTTTCCTCGAAGTAGGCGCTGTCTCAGTCACGTTCATGGACGCCGAAGACCAACCGATCTTCGAGCCGGAACTGAACACCACCCCGCTGTGGTCGCACACCCATTTGCTGGCCCTGTTCGAAGACGGCACCGATGCCGCCGCCGTGCTGGCCCATATGGAATTGCTCACCGGCAGCCCGCTGCCCGAGCATCACAGTGAAGTCATCGAAGACCAGGACTGGGAACGCAGTTGGATGGATAACTTCCAGCCGATGCGTTTCGGCCAGCGCCTGTGGATCGTGCCAAGCTGGCACGCCGCGCCTGAGCCGGATGCCGTCAACCTGCTGCTGGACCCGGGCCTGGCGTTCGGCACCGGCACCCACCCGACCACCGCGCTGTGCCTGGAATGGCTGGATGGCCAGGACCTGACCGACAGCCACGTGCTGGACTTCGGCTGCGGCTCGGGGATCCTGGCGATTGCCGCCCTGCTGCTGGGCGCCAAGGAAGCCGTGGGCACCGATATCGACGTGCAAGCCCTGGAAGCCTCCCGCGACAACGCCGGGCGCAACAACATCCCGGAAGGCAAATTCCCTCTTTACCTGCCGGAGCAATTGCCCCAGGTGCAGGCCGACGTGCTGGTGGCCAACATCCTCGCCGGCCCGCTGGTGTCACTGGCACCGCAGCTGTCGAGCCTGGTCAAGCCGGGTGGCCGCCTGGCGCTGTCGGGCATCCTGGCCGAGCAAGGCGAAGACGTTGCCGCCGCCTACGCGAAGGATTTCGAGCTGGATCCGATCGCCAACCGTGATGGCTGGGTACGCATCAGCGGTCGTCGGCGCTAG
- the accC gene encoding acetyl-CoA carboxylase biotin carboxylase subunit encodes MLKPAKKLQKVLIANRGEIALRILRACKEEGIKTVAVYSTADTELMHVKLADESICIGPPLATNSYLKVSNIIAAAEVTGADGIHPGYGFLAENADFAEQVEKSGFAFIGPKAETIRLMGDKVSAKDAMIAAGVPTVPGSDGPLPEDEATALRIGREVGYPVIIKAAGGGGGRGMRVVHKEEDLIEAAKQTRSEAGAWFGNPMVYLEKYLTNPRHVEVQVLSDGQGHAIHLGDRDCSLQRRHQKVLEEAPAPGLDEKARQEVLARCVKACIDINYRGAGTFEFLYENGRFYFIEMNTRVQVEHPVSEMVTGIDIVKEMLSIAAGNPLSFTQDDVKMHGHSLECRINAEDPKTFIPSPGLVKHFHAPGGNGVRVDSHLYSGYKVPSNYDSLIGKLITWGATRDEAMARMRNALDEIVVDGIKTNIPLHRDLVRDEGFCEGGVNIHYLEHKLANQ; translated from the coding sequence ATGTTGAAACCTGCGAAGAAACTGCAAAAAGTCCTGATCGCCAACCGCGGCGAGATTGCGCTGCGTATCCTGCGCGCCTGTAAGGAAGAGGGCATCAAGACCGTCGCTGTTTACTCGACGGCCGATACCGAATTGATGCACGTGAAACTGGCGGACGAAAGCATCTGCATCGGCCCGCCACTGGCCACGAACTCGTACCTGAAAGTCTCGAACATCATCGCTGCCGCTGAAGTGACCGGCGCTGATGGCATCCACCCGGGCTACGGCTTCCTCGCGGAAAACGCCGATTTCGCCGAACAGGTAGAAAAATCCGGGTTTGCCTTCATCGGCCCGAAAGCCGAAACCATTCGCCTGATGGGCGACAAGGTCTCGGCCAAGGACGCCATGATCGCCGCCGGTGTACCTACCGTTCCTGGTTCCGACGGCCCACTGCCTGAAGACGAGGCAACCGCCCTGCGCATTGGTCGCGAAGTCGGTTACCCGGTGATCATCAAGGCCGCCGGTGGCGGTGGTGGTCGCGGCATGCGCGTGGTGCACAAGGAAGAAGACCTGATCGAAGCCGCCAAGCAGACTCGCTCCGAAGCGGGCGCCTGGTTCGGCAACCCGATGGTCTACCTGGAGAAGTACCTCACCAACCCACGTCACGTGGAAGTGCAGGTGCTGTCCGACGGCCAGGGCCACGCCATCCACCTGGGCGACCGTGACTGCTCGCTGCAGCGCCGTCACCAGAAGGTGTTGGAAGAAGCGCCGGCACCGGGCCTGGATGAAAAGGCTCGCCAGGAAGTCCTGGCTCGTTGCGTCAAGGCGTGCATCGACATCAACTACCGTGGCGCCGGTACCTTTGAGTTCCTCTACGAGAACGGTCGTTTCTACTTCATCGAGATGAACACTCGCGTGCAGGTAGAGCACCCGGTTTCGGAGATGGTCACCGGTATCGACATCGTCAAGGAGATGCTGAGCATCGCCGCCGGCAACCCGCTGTCCTTCACCCAGGACGACGTGAAGATGCACGGCCACTCCCTGGAGTGCCGCATCAACGCCGAAGACCCGAAAACCTTTATCCCAAGTCCAGGCCTGGTCAAGCATTTCCATGCACCCGGCGGCAACGGCGTTCGCGTCGATTCGCACCTGTACAGCGGCTACAAGGTTCCGTCCAACTACGACTCGCTGATCGGCAAGCTGATCACCTGGGGCGCCACCCGCGACGAGGCCATGGCCCGTATGCGCAACGCCCTGGACGAAATCGTGGTAGACGGCATCAAGACCAACATCCCGCTGCATCGGGACCTGGTGCGTGATGAAGGCTTCTGCGAAGGTGGTGTGAACATTCACTACCTGGAACACAAGCTGGCTAACCAGTAA
- the accB gene encoding acetyl-CoA carboxylase biotin carboxyl carrier protein, whose product MDIRKVKKLIELLEESGIDELEIKEGEESVRISRHSKTPAQQFYAPQMQAPAPAAAAPAAAPAAAAAPAAPAAPALNGFVVKSPMVGTFYRTPAPTSPAFVEVGATVKVGDTICIVEAMKMMNHITAEKAGVIESILVENGQPVEYDQPLFTIV is encoded by the coding sequence ATGGATATCCGTAAAGTTAAGAAACTGATCGAACTGCTGGAAGAATCCGGTATCGACGAGCTGGAAATCAAGGAAGGCGAAGAGTCCGTACGGATCAGCCGTCACAGCAAGACCCCGGCCCAACAGTTCTACGCGCCACAGATGCAAGCGCCGGCTCCAGCCGCTGCTGCACCGGCCGCCGCCCCTGCTGCTGCCGCTGCGCCTGCCGCCCCGGCTGCACCTGCGCTGAACGGCTTCGTGGTCAAGTCGCCAATGGTCGGTACCTTCTACCGCACCCCGGCACCGACCTCGCCAGCCTTCGTTGAAGTCGGCGCAACCGTGAAAGTGGGCGACACCATCTGCATCGTTGAAGCGATGAAGATGATGAACCACATCACGGCTGAAAAAGCCGGCGTCATCGAATCCATCCTGGTAGAAAACGGTCAGCCGGTTGAGTACGACCAGCCGCTGTTCACCATCGTTTGA
- the aroQ gene encoding type II 3-dehydroquinate dehydratase: MATLLVLHGPNLNLLGTREPGVYGAVTLDQINLDLERRAREAGHHLLYLQSNAEYELIDRIHAARGEGVDFILINPAAFTHTSVALRDALLAVSIPFIEVHLSNVHKREPFRHHSYFSDVAVGVICGLGASGYRLALEAALEQLEEQAKRP; the protein is encoded by the coding sequence ATGGCGACCTTACTGGTTCTTCACGGACCCAACCTGAACCTGCTCGGCACCCGCGAACCGGGCGTCTACGGGGCAGTCACCCTGGACCAGATCAACCTCGATCTTGAACGCAGGGCGCGTGAAGCCGGCCACCATCTGCTCTACCTGCAAAGCAATGCCGAGTACGAATTGATTGATCGTATCCATGCCGCGCGCGGCGAAGGCGTGGACTTTATCCTGATCAATCCCGCCGCTTTTACGCACACAAGTGTTGCATTACGTGACGCGCTGCTGGCGGTGAGCATCCCATTCATCGAAGTGCATTTGTCGAACGTGCACAAACGCGAACCTTTCCGCCATCACTCTTACTTCTCCGACGTAGCGGTAGGAGTGATCTGCGGCCTTGGCGCCAGCGGTTACCGACTGGCCCTGGAGGCCGCCCTGGAACAGCTTGAAGAACAGGCCAAGCGCCCCTGA
- a CDS encoding methyl-accepting chemotaxis protein, which yields MIEKLAEESATIGGVLTVIRAIADQTNLLALNAAIEAARAGEAGRGFAVVADEVRSLAQRTAGATAEIQTLIAGLQNAAHQSVQGMRAQVEHAEATAQQAQAADGALDEIVGAIQTISDTAVRIADVTAQQSGAVSEIRDNSERIHQLGEDNLLRIGQGRSQGEHLLVLGGQLNTAVQAFRV from the coding sequence ATGATCGAAAAACTCGCAGAAGAATCCGCCACCATCGGCGGCGTGCTGACCGTAATTCGCGCCATTGCCGACCAGACCAACTTGCTGGCCCTCAACGCGGCCATCGAGGCCGCGCGCGCCGGTGAGGCCGGCCGTGGTTTTGCCGTGGTCGCCGACGAGGTCCGTTCGCTGGCCCAGCGTACCGCCGGGGCCACGGCAGAAATCCAGACCTTGATCGCCGGCCTGCAAAACGCCGCCCACCAATCCGTGCAAGGCATGCGCGCCCAAGTCGAACATGCCGAAGCCACCGCCCAGCAGGCGCAGGCGGCGGACGGCGCGCTGGATGAAATTGTCGGCGCGATCCAGACCATTTCCGACACTGCCGTGCGCATCGCCGATGTGACCGCGCAGCAAAGTGGTGCCGTCAGTGAAATTCGCGACAACAGTGAACGGATTCACCAGTTGGGCGAGGACAACTTGCTACGGATTGGGCAGGGCCGCAGCCAGGGTGAGCACTTGCTGGTGCTGGGTGGGCAACTCAACACGGCTGTCCAAGCCTTCCGCGTCTGA